In Sporocytophaga myxococcoides DSM 11118, a single genomic region encodes these proteins:
- a CDS encoding transposase, which translates to MTEIKFLKKRGRGKRKNTQPYDIGLKLQIIQEYQSGGITFKMLSKKYNINKSVISYWVRKSEGRLSALKSITFKKVELNQEEKKDQNQEIEALKKALEEALLKNKALETMIDIAEQELKINIRKKSGTKRSR; encoded by the coding sequence ATGACAGAAATTAAATTTTTAAAGAAAAGAGGCAGAGGAAAAAGAAAGAATACTCAGCCCTATGATATTGGATTAAAGTTGCAAATTATCCAGGAATATCAGTCTGGAGGCATTACCTTTAAAATGCTTTCAAAGAAATACAACATCAACAAGTCGGTGATAAGTTATTGGGTACGAAAATCTGAAGGCAGACTCAGTGCATTAAAATCAATTACATTTAAAAAAGTGGAATTGAATCAAGAGGAAAAGAAAGATCAAAATCAAGAAATAGAGGCTTTAAAAAAGGCCCTAGAAGAGGCCTTATTAAAGAATAAAGCTCTTGAAACAATGATAGACATTGCAGAACAAGAGCTGAAAATAAATATACGAAAAAAGTCTGGCACCAAACGATCACGATGA